A genome region from Natronosalvus rutilus includes the following:
- a CDS encoding polysaccharide deacetylase family protein: MQPSSRRKLLAALGAGSASFAGCLDMIPGGDPRDGNGNGNGTSGNGNGNGDSDRTGNGDDDGGNIAWPAIETGEPIDTFENLEHWRTTEGTIEAAPDEARTGSQAAVLESDSSQVIATTPFPDRLDLGGYDVSLAVKVESANRVALEVETGSRDNRLKSIRVVPGGYEGWLRIDFGYGQKYGELDLPNVTRLNIIGYGPEDGPTRLVVDDLRKKQGVDNGKAILAFYGGHRTQYERAAPMLEERGWSAAVAVDPEQIGGRSQMSLEQLEELRDQGWDVCAYPVSQGALPEMPIERQKRVLEVTRTALEERGFEKGARHFVVPEDRMTQETHKALREHYESGLLFGGGPTSGNPTSIHTLPQIWGPALHEGVRRHINNVDQWNQLSILRIPRIVEGESTSNSMSIDDLEHLLNHIEQRGLDVVTLSDVVDGNLSGGDDGGDGDGEEDETAERPEGTIFESGRSLSFDGDGSATSDSFDLSEGILVGDFSADGEFVARLQSSDDNLADNLLAQTAGGADGESMMVVGGGSYELEVEADGEWEIDLDQPEVHADDLTDIPTSASGTGPSFVGPLWTEKDLSVDGSYSGDGSVIVDGWGVDGSWEQLVNQSGEFQGSRSYDAANVCWIDIEADGDWSFEIK, encoded by the coding sequence ATGCAACCGTCATCCCGACGCAAACTGTTGGCTGCACTGGGCGCAGGCTCGGCATCGTTCGCTGGCTGTCTGGATATGATCCCTGGCGGCGACCCAAGAGACGGGAACGGAAATGGAAACGGAACCTCGGGCAACGGCAACGGGAACGGCGACAGCGATCGAACCGGGAACGGCGACGACGACGGTGGCAACATCGCGTGGCCCGCGATCGAAACTGGCGAACCCATCGACACCTTCGAGAATCTCGAGCACTGGCGGACGACGGAAGGGACGATCGAGGCCGCACCTGACGAGGCCAGAACGGGGTCGCAGGCGGCGGTCCTCGAGAGCGACTCGAGTCAGGTCATCGCTACGACGCCATTCCCGGATCGGCTCGACCTCGGCGGTTACGACGTCTCGCTGGCGGTCAAGGTGGAGTCAGCTAACCGGGTCGCCCTCGAGGTCGAAACCGGCAGCCGTGACAACCGACTGAAGAGCATCCGCGTGGTCCCTGGCGGGTACGAAGGCTGGCTCCGCATCGACTTCGGATACGGCCAGAAGTACGGCGAACTCGACCTTCCGAACGTCACCCGGCTAAACATCATCGGGTACGGCCCCGAGGACGGACCCACGCGACTTGTGGTCGACGACCTCCGGAAGAAGCAGGGCGTCGACAACGGCAAGGCAATCCTGGCGTTCTACGGCGGCCACCGTACCCAGTACGAGCGCGCCGCGCCGATGCTCGAAGAACGCGGCTGGTCTGCAGCAGTCGCCGTCGATCCCGAACAGATCGGCGGGCGCAGCCAGATGTCGCTCGAGCAACTCGAGGAACTGCGGGACCAGGGCTGGGACGTCTGTGCCTATCCCGTAAGCCAGGGTGCGCTTCCGGAGATGCCAATCGAGCGCCAGAAGCGCGTCCTCGAAGTCACCCGAACCGCGCTCGAAGAGCGGGGCTTCGAAAAGGGCGCCCGGCACTTCGTCGTCCCGGAGGATAGGATGACCCAGGAGACTCACAAGGCACTCCGCGAGCACTACGAGTCGGGGCTGCTGTTCGGCGGCGGACCGACCAGTGGCAATCCGACCTCCATTCACACCCTCCCACAGATCTGGGGGCCGGCCCTTCACGAGGGCGTTCGCCGTCATATCAACAACGTCGACCAGTGGAACCAGCTCTCCATCCTTCGCATTCCGCGGATCGTCGAGGGCGAATCGACCTCGAACAGCATGTCGATCGACGACCTGGAGCACTTGCTCAACCACATCGAACAGCGTGGTCTCGATGTCGTGACGCTGTCAGACGTGGTCGACGGCAACCTGAGTGGCGGTGACGACGGCGGCGACGGTGACGGCGAAGAAGACGAAACCGCCGAACGGCCGGAGGGAACGATCTTCGAGAGCGGCCGCTCGCTCTCCTTCGATGGGGATGGTTCGGCGACGTCGGACTCGTTCGACCTCTCGGAAGGAATTCTCGTGGGAGACTTCTCTGCCGACGGCGAGTTCGTCGCCAGGCTCCAGTCGAGCGACGACAACCTGGCTGACAACCTGCTGGCACAGACCGCCGGCGGTGCCGATGGCGAATCGATGATGGTCGTCGGCGGGGGCTCCTACGAACTCGAGGTCGAGGCCGACGGCGAGTGGGAGATTGACCTCGATCAACCCGAAGTTCACGCCGACGACCTGACCGACATCCCGACCTCGGCGTCCGGAACGGGGCCGTCGTTCGTCGGCCCGCTGTGGACCGAAAAGGACCTCAGCGTCGATGGCAGTTACAGCGGGGACGGGTCGGTCATCGTGGACGGCTGGGGAGTCGACGGCAGCTGGGAACAACTGGTGAACCAGAGCGGGGAGTTCCAGGGCTCGCGGTCGTACGACGCCGCCAACGTCTGCTGGATCGACATCGAGGCCGACGGCGACTGGTCGTTCGAGATCAAGTGA
- a CDS encoding 50S ribosomal protein L2 → MGRRIFGQRRGRGSPTFRAPSHRYKANLEHKTLEDTDVVSGEVVNIEHDPARSAPIAAVEFEDGEQRLILVPEGVAVGEEIQVGVSAEIKPGNTLPLAEIPEGVPVCNVEAKPGDGGKFARASGVNADLITHDRKAAVVQLPSGEVKRLDPQCRATIGVVAGGGRTEKPFVKAGKKYHKMRARGIKWPRVRGVAMNAVDHPFGGGGRQHPGRPKSVSKDAPPGRKVGDIASRRTGRGGNK, encoded by the coding sequence ATGGGACGACGAATCTTCGGTCAGCGTCGAGGGCGCGGATCGCCCACGTTCCGCGCACCGTCGCACCGATACAAGGCGAATCTCGAGCACAAGACGCTCGAGGACACCGACGTGGTCTCGGGCGAGGTCGTGAACATCGAGCACGACCCGGCTCGCTCGGCGCCGATCGCGGCCGTCGAGTTCGAGGACGGCGAACAGCGCCTGATCCTCGTTCCCGAGGGCGTCGCCGTCGGCGAAGAGATCCAGGTCGGCGTCAGCGCCGAGATCAAACCCGGGAACACGCTCCCGCTCGCGGAGATCCCCGAGGGGGTCCCGGTCTGTAACGTCGAGGCCAAGCCGGGCGACGGCGGCAAGTTCGCTCGCGCCTCCGGCGTCAACGCGGACCTCATCACCCACGACCGCAAGGCTGCGGTCGTCCAGCTGCCAAGTGGCGAAGTCAAGCGGCTCGATCCCCAGTGCCGTGCCACCATCGGCGTCGTCGCCGGTGGCGGCCGCACGGAGAAGCCGTTCGTCAAGGCAGGAAAGAAGTACCACAAGATGCGCGCCCGCGGGATCAAGTGGCCGCGCGTCCGCGGGGTCGCCATGAACGCCGTCGACCACCCCTTCGGTGGCGGCGGTCGTCAGCACCCTGGTCGCCCCAAATCCGTCTCGAAGGACGCACCCCCGGGACGGAAAGTCGGTGACATCGCCTCCCGGCGAACCGGTCGAGGTGGAAACAAATGA
- a CDS encoding 50S ribosomal protein L3 → MPQPNAPRKGSLGFGPRKRATSEVPRFSSWPDDDGQPTLQGFAGYKAGMTHVVMVDDTANSPTEGMEQTVPVTIVETPPMRAVALRAYENTPYGQQPITEVWTTEFVDELERVLDVPGDEYDAEAAEDEFREELEAGRVDDVRVITHTVPGSIPSVPKKKPDVMETRVGGGSVEDRVDFALETIAEGGEHVMNDVFRAGEYVDASGVTKGKGTQGPVKRWGVQKRKGKHARQGWRRRIGNLGPWNPSRVRSTVPQQGQTGYHQRTELNKRLVDIGDGDDATVDGGFVNYGEVDGPHALIKGSLPGPNKRLVRFRPAIRPGDQPRLDPEVRYVSTASNQG, encoded by the coding sequence ATGCCACAACCAAACGCACCACGCAAAGGCTCACTCGGGTTCGGCCCACGAAAGCGGGCGACCAGCGAGGTCCCACGCTTTTCCTCGTGGCCGGACGACGACGGACAGCCAACGCTCCAGGGCTTCGCGGGCTACAAGGCCGGCATGACCCACGTGGTTATGGTCGACGACACCGCTAACTCGCCGACCGAGGGAATGGAACAGACCGTTCCCGTAACCATCGTGGAGACGCCGCCGATGCGCGCCGTCGCCCTGCGTGCGTACGAGAACACACCGTATGGACAGCAACCGATTACCGAGGTCTGGACCACCGAGTTCGTCGACGAACTCGAGCGCGTCCTCGACGTCCCCGGCGACGAGTACGACGCCGAGGCCGCCGAAGACGAGTTCCGCGAGGAACTCGAGGCCGGTCGGGTCGACGACGTTCGCGTCATCACCCACACCGTCCCCGGTTCGATCCCCTCGGTTCCCAAGAAGAAACCCGACGTCATGGAAACGCGCGTCGGCGGCGGCTCCGTCGAGGACCGCGTCGACTTCGCGCTCGAGACGATCGCCGAGGGCGGCGAGCACGTCATGAACGACGTGTTCCGCGCCGGCGAGTACGTCGACGCCAGCGGCGTCACCAAGGGGAAAGGTACCCAGGGTCCCGTCAAGCGATGGGGCGTCCAGAAGCGCAAGGGCAAGCACGCCCGGCAGGGATGGCGCCGCCGCATCGGGAACCTCGGTCCCTGGAACCCGAGCCGCGTCCGCTCGACGGTCCCCCAGCAAGGTCAGACCGGGTACCACCAGCGGACCGAGCTCAACAAGCGCCTCGTCGACATCGGCGACGGCGACGACGCGACGGTCGACGGCGGCTTCGTCAACTACGGCGAGGTCGACGGCCCGCACGCGTTGATCAAGGGCTCGCTCCCCGGGCCAAACAAGCGCCTCGTGCGCTTCCGCCCGGCGATTCGACCCGGAGACCAGCCGCGTCTCGATCCCGAGGTGCGCTACGTCTCCACCGCATCCAACCAGGGGTGA
- a CDS encoding 30S ribosomal protein S3 yields the protein MADEHEFIENGLQRSQIDEFFEEELGRAGYGGMDVAKTPMGTQIVLKAEKPGMVIGKGGENIRKVTSALEEKFNLEDPQIDVQEVDEPDLNARIVADRLANALERGWYFRKAGHTTIDRIMDAGALGAEIVLAGKVTGARSRVEKFNRGYIKHNGEPAEEIVDTGQGVAVMKLGTIGVTVKIIPPGAELPDDFRIHDDLDPEEVVPDAVEANEAEGVEELLEGEPEEAEPDAGETEAEAGEPAPADEAEIDEDVVEEVIEEEVADEEETDAGESEAAVDAEDVEEELDELNEEIEAEAEDLVAEMEAEDEAEAEDEDEADEGGDA from the coding sequence ATGGCAGACGAACACGAATTCATCGAAAACGGCCTGCAGCGGTCCCAGATCGACGAGTTCTTCGAAGAGGAACTCGGCCGCGCGGGCTACGGTGGCATGGACGTCGCCAAGACGCCGATGGGAACCCAGATCGTCCTCAAGGCCGAGAAGCCGGGGATGGTCATCGGCAAGGGCGGCGAGAACATCCGGAAGGTCACGTCGGCCCTTGAGGAGAAGTTCAACCTCGAGGACCCCCAGATCGACGTCCAGGAGGTCGACGAACCCGACCTCAACGCGCGGATCGTCGCGGATCGACTGGCTAACGCCCTGGAGCGAGGCTGGTACTTCCGGAAGGCCGGTCACACGACGATCGACCGGATCATGGACGCTGGCGCCCTCGGCGCCGAGATTGTCCTCGCTGGCAAGGTCACGGGCGCACGCTCGCGCGTCGAGAAGTTCAACCGTGGCTACATCAAGCACAACGGCGAACCTGCCGAGGAGATCGTCGACACCGGCCAGGGCGTCGCGGTCATGAAGCTCGGTACGATCGGCGTGACGGTCAAGATCATCCCGCCGGGAGCCGAGCTTCCCGACGACTTCCGCATCCACGACGACCTCGATCCCGAGGAAGTCGTCCCAGATGCCGTCGAGGCCAACGAGGCTGAGGGCGTCGAGGAGTTGCTTGAGGGCGAGCCAGAAGAGGCCGAGCCTGACGCCGGAGAGACGGAAGCCGAAGCCGGCGAACCGGCCCCGGCCGACGAGGCCGAAATCGACGAAGACGTCGTCGAAGAGGTCATCGAGGAAGAAGTCGCCGACGAGGAAGAGACCGACGCTGGCGAATCCGAGGCAGCGGTCGACGCCGAGGACGTCGAGGAGGAACTCGACGAACTCAACGAGGAGATCGAGGCCGAAGCGGAGGATCTCGTCGCGGAGATGGAAGCCGAGGACGAAGCTGAAGCTGAAGACGAAGACGAAGCAGACGAGGGAGGTGACGCCTGA
- a CDS encoding 30S ribosomal protein S17 — protein MAIGLDVETPPEPENPEEYDYEKCPFYGDLPVRGQILVGTVVSTDMDKTVVVEREYDVTVPKYDRQMKRRSRIPAHVPGVLEPLSVGDTVKIAETRPLSKTKSHVVVEITQEATAVDVAELTLEEEHDPQLSAEDLAGSSGDEDEANEGDA, from the coding sequence ATGGCAATAGGACTAGACGTTGAAACGCCTCCGGAACCCGAAAACCCGGAGGAGTACGACTACGAGAAGTGTCCGTTCTACGGCGACCTGCCGGTCCGAGGTCAGATCCTCGTCGGCACCGTCGTCTCGACGGACATGGACAAGACCGTAGTCGTCGAGCGAGAGTACGACGTGACGGTTCCGAAATACGACCGTCAAATGAAACGTCGCTCGCGCATTCCGGCACACGTGCCGGGCGTGCTCGAGCCGCTCTCGGTTGGCGATACGGTCAAGATCGCAGAGACCCGACCACTGTCGAAGACGAAATCGCACGTGGTCGTCGAAATAACCCAGGAAGCGACCGCCGTTGACGTCGCCGAACTGACGCTGGAAGAGGAACACGACCCTCAACTGTCGGCCGAAGACTTGGCCGGCAGTTCCGGCGACGAGGACGAAGCCAACGAGGGTGATGCCTGA
- a CDS encoding ribonuclease P protein component 1 has protein sequence MALTPETLPRHELNGLPVRVVDSDDAGRVGIEGRVVLETTNTLSVEVRENGTSRVLTVPKSGSVFEFAITDEAAGDEKSPGTTSKLADTQPGGDDSLTDCAGEGVAYVTVDGSRLLSRPARRTETKGDSPWQ, from the coding sequence ATGGCACTGACACCCGAAACGCTCCCGCGACACGAACTCAATGGCCTGCCAGTCCGGGTCGTCGATAGCGACGACGCCGGCCGCGTGGGTATCGAGGGACGAGTCGTCCTCGAGACGACGAATACCCTCTCGGTCGAAGTTCGCGAGAACGGGACGTCCCGGGTGCTCACCGTGCCGAAATCGGGCTCGGTATTCGAATTCGCGATCACAGATGAAGCCGCCGGAGACGAGAAGTCTCCGGGGACTACGTCCAAACTGGCCGATACACAACCTGGGGGCGACGACTCGCTCACAGACTGTGCTGGCGAGGGCGTAGCCTACGTTACGGTCGATGGATCGCGACTGCTCTCACGACCCGCCCGACGCACCGAAACGAAAGGTGACTCACCATGGCAATAG
- a CDS encoding 50S ribosomal protein L14: MEAMKADVTQGLKKGSLVTCADNSGARELKIISVAGYHGTKNRQPKAGLGDKVTVSVTKGTPEMRRQVLEAVVVRQRKSIRRPDGTRLKFEDNAAVIVDENEEPRGTEIKGPIAREVAERFGAIASTATMIV, from the coding sequence ATGGAGGCGATGAAAGCCGACGTCACGCAGGGCCTGAAGAAGGGCTCGCTCGTGACCTGCGCCGACAACTCCGGCGCACGCGAGCTGAAAATCATCAGCGTCGCGGGCTACCACGGCACCAAGAACCGCCAGCCGAAGGCGGGTCTTGGTGACAAAGTCACGGTCTCCGTGACGAAGGGTACCCCCGAGATGCGACGCCAAGTCCTCGAGGCCGTCGTCGTCCGCCAGCGGAAGTCGATCCGCCGGCCGGACGGAACGCGCCTGAAGTTCGAGGACAACGCCGCCGTCATCGTCGACGAGAACGAGGAGCCTCGAGGCACCGAGATCAAGGGCCCCATCGCCCGCGAGGTCGCGGAGCGCTTCGGCGCAATCGCCAGCACGGCGACGATGATCGTATAG
- the rpmC gene encoding 50S ribosomal protein L29 produces MAILHTEEIRDMTPAERQSELEDLETELLNANAVLAAGGAPENPGEIGELKRTVARVKTIQKEEGDLDDTDEE; encoded by the coding sequence ATGGCGATCCTCCACACCGAGGAGATCCGCGACATGACGCCCGCCGAACGGCAGTCCGAACTCGAGGACCTCGAGACGGAACTGCTGAACGCCAACGCGGTCCTCGCCGCCGGTGGCGCCCCGGAGAATCCGGGCGAAATCGGCGAACTCAAGCGGACCGTCGCGCGGGTCAAGACGATCCAGAAGGAAGAAGGCGACCTCGACGACACCGACGAGGAATAA
- a CDS encoding 30S ribosomal protein S4e: MSNHQKRLSVPKSWPVERKTDVFTVKARAGPHGEAGVPLVILLRDVLGYVDSKKEARYALSQDAILVNGELINDEKRPIGMFDIVGFPGREEYYRVFPDEGGRLSLIDIDADAADSRLGKVVGKQQVRGGETQLSLHDGTNVVVDEDYSTNDSIVVDNEDKSVVAHFPYEEGALVTAVSGNHGGKIGELVNIDVTLGSGSNIVTVETDDGEFETVEEYVFVIDENFVGDDDSSEAASGGDDE; encoded by the coding sequence ATGAGCAACCATCAGAAACGACTCTCGGTACCGAAATCGTGGCCGGTCGAGCGCAAGACCGACGTCTTCACCGTCAAAGCGCGCGCCGGCCCCCACGGCGAAGCCGGCGTTCCGCTGGTCATCCTCCTTCGGGACGTCCTCGGTTACGTCGACTCGAAGAAGGAAGCCCGGTACGCCCTCTCCCAGGACGCGATCCTGGTCAACGGCGAACTGATCAACGACGAGAAGCGTCCCATCGGGATGTTCGACATCGTCGGCTTCCCCGGACGCGAGGAGTACTACCGCGTCTTCCCCGACGAGGGCGGCCGCCTCTCGCTGATCGATATCGACGCCGACGCCGCGGACAGCCGTCTCGGCAAGGTCGTCGGTAAACAGCAGGTCAGAGGCGGCGAGACGCAGCTCTCGCTCCACGACGGCACGAACGTCGTCGTCGACGAAGACTACAGCACGAACGACTCGATCGTCGTCGACAACGAGGACAAGTCGGTCGTCGCGCACTTCCCCTACGAGGAGGGTGCGCTGGTCACCGCCGTCAGCGGCAATCACGGCGGGAAGATCGGCGAACTCGTCAACATCGACGTCACCCTCGGTAGCGGCTCGAACATCGTCACGGTCGAAACCGACGACGGCGAGTTCGAAACCGTCGAGGAGTACGTGTTCGTCATCGACGAGAACTTCGTCGGCGACGACGACTCGTCGGAAGCGGCGAGCGGAGGTGACGACGAATGA
- a CDS encoding 30S ribosomal protein S19, giving the protein MSSEYRTGREGEEFTYRGHTLEELQEMELEEVADVLPARQRRSIVRGLSVEQEKLLEKARKKDEQETANSPIRTHLRNMPVLPEFVGLTFAVYTGQSFERVRIEPEMIGHYLGEFQLTRTSVTHGQAGIGATRSSKFVPLK; this is encoded by the coding sequence ATGAGTTCGGAATACCGTACCGGCCGCGAGGGTGAGGAGTTCACCTACCGCGGTCACACGCTCGAGGAGCTCCAGGAGATGGAGCTCGAGGAGGTCGCTGACGTGCTTCCGGCACGACAGCGACGGAGTATCGTGCGCGGGCTCTCGGTCGAGCAGGAGAAGTTGCTCGAGAAGGCTCGCAAGAAAGACGAACAGGAGACGGCCAACTCGCCGATCCGGACGCACCTGCGCAACATGCCGGTGCTGCCGGAGTTCGTCGGGCTGACCTTCGCCGTCTACACCGGACAGAGCTTCGAGCGCGTTCGGATCGAGCCCGAGATGATCGGCCACTACCTCGGTGAGTTCCAGCTCACCCGAACGTCCGTCACGCACGGACAGGCCGGCATCGGCGCGACCCGATCGTCGAAGTTCGTCCCACTGAAGTGA
- a CDS encoding 50S ribosomal protein L23, which translates to MSGIIEHPLVTEKAMNDMDFENKLQFLVHVDASKPKIRDAIEERFDVEVANVNTQITMDGTKKATVTLGEDDDAQEVASRIGVF; encoded by the coding sequence ATGAGCGGAATCATCGAACACCCCCTCGTGACCGAGAAGGCCATGAACGACATGGACTTCGAGAACAAGCTCCAGTTCCTCGTGCACGTCGACGCCTCGAAACCCAAGATCCGTGACGCCATCGAGGAGCGCTTCGACGTCGAGGTCGCGAACGTGAACACACAGATCACCATGGACGGCACGAAGAAGGCAACGGTGACGCTGGGCGAGGACGACGACGCCCAGGAAGTCGCCTCACGAATCGGGGTGTTCTGA
- a CDS encoding RNA methyltransferase, producing the protein MTVSVLVPSSLSREAEDKREATRKLGYVARAATIFRADRLIVYPDPGGDDGRFGDGFVETVLRYAATPPYLRKEAWGKRDELEAVGVLPPLRAPSQTGSESNGSGSTRQGIVTEVGPEGRVRVNCGLQHPISLNTPPGMEVGEGERVTVRISSRRPVRAKLVDEPSPGFAVERTDLPAALGREDAGVRIAASRYGEPLTVGRLETLAGRVERDGMTVAFGAPERGLPDILGIDQGAIEAAYADTEDDANVEPSDLRTETGFDLWLNTVPNQGSAVVRTEEALFATLAPLSLRA; encoded by the coding sequence ATGACCGTCAGCGTGCTCGTGCCGTCGTCACTCAGCCGGGAAGCCGAGGACAAACGCGAGGCCACTCGCAAACTCGGATACGTCGCCCGTGCGGCGACTATCTTCCGGGCCGATCGCCTGATCGTCTACCCCGATCCAGGGGGCGACGACGGGCGATTTGGCGACGGGTTCGTCGAAACCGTCTTGCGGTACGCCGCGACCCCCCCTTACCTCCGAAAGGAGGCCTGGGGCAAGCGGGACGAACTGGAGGCCGTGGGCGTCTTACCGCCGCTCCGTGCCCCGTCACAGACCGGCTCCGAATCGAACGGTTCGGGGTCGACAAGACAAGGAATCGTGACCGAGGTCGGACCTGAAGGGCGCGTCCGGGTCAATTGCGGACTGCAACACCCGATCTCCCTCAACACGCCTCCCGGAATGGAGGTCGGCGAGGGAGAGCGCGTGACCGTCAGGATCTCTTCGCGACGACCGGTCCGGGCGAAACTCGTCGACGAACCCTCACCGGGGTTCGCCGTCGAGCGGACGGACCTCCCGGCAGCACTCGGCCGTGAGGACGCCGGCGTTCGTATCGCGGCCTCCCGATATGGTGAACCGCTCACCGTGGGACGCCTCGAGACGCTGGCCGGACGCGTCGAACGGGACGGGATGACCGTCGCCTTCGGCGCACCCGAGAGAGGGTTGCCGGACATCCTCGGTATCGACCAGGGGGCCATCGAGGCCGCCTACGCCGATACCGAGGACGACGCAAACGTCGAACCCAGCGATCTGCGCACGGAAACGGGGTTCGACCTCTGGCTCAATACGGTTCCGAACCAGGGGAGCGCGGTCGTGCGAACGGAGGAGGCTCTGTTCGCCACCCTCGCCCCCCTCTCACTGAGAGCGTGA
- the rpl4p gene encoding 50S ribosomal protein L4: MNATVRDLDGADAGEVELPAVFETEYRPDLIARAVRVAQANRKQAYGADEFAGMRTPAESFGSGRGMAHVPRQNGRARRVPQAVKGRRAHPPKAEKDQGESINKKERKLATRSAIAATADAEIVAERGHAFDDDAELPLVVSDDFEDLVKTKEVVSFLEAAGVDADIQRADDGRSVRSGQGKLRGRKHKQPKSILFVTSSEAGPSRGARNLAGADVATAAEVNAEDLAPGTQAGRLTVWTESALEEVADR; the protein is encoded by the coding sequence ATGAACGCAACAGTACGAGACCTGGACGGCGCAGACGCGGGGGAGGTCGAGCTCCCGGCGGTCTTCGAGACGGAGTACCGCCCGGACCTGATCGCCCGCGCGGTCCGCGTCGCACAGGCAAACCGAAAACAGGCTTACGGTGCCGACGAGTTCGCCGGGATGCGTACCCCCGCCGAATCGTTCGGTAGCGGTCGCGGGATGGCCCACGTACCCCGGCAGAACGGACGCGCTCGCCGCGTCCCGCAGGCCGTCAAGGGACGACGGGCCCACCCGCCGAAGGCCGAGAAGGACCAGGGCGAATCGATCAACAAGAAAGAGCGCAAGCTCGCGACCCGAAGCGCCATCGCCGCGACGGCCGACGCCGAGATTGTCGCCGAGCGCGGACACGCCTTCGACGACGACGCCGAACTTCCGCTGGTCGTCAGCGACGACTTCGAGGACCTCGTGAAGACGAAGGAGGTCGTCTCCTTCCTCGAGGCCGCCGGCGTCGATGCAGACATCCAGCGCGCCGACGACGGACGCAGCGTCCGCTCGGGGCAGGGGAAGCTCCGCGGTCGCAAGCACAAACAGCCCAAGTCGATTCTCTTCGTGACCTCGAGCGAGGCCGGTCCCTCGCGTGGCGCCCGCAACCTCGCGGGTGCCGACGTGGCGACCGCCGCCGAGGTCAACGCCGAGGACCTCGCACCGGGCACCCAGGCCGGTCGACTGACCGTCTGGACCGAGAGCGCACTCGAGGAGGTGGCCGACCGATGA
- a CDS encoding 50S ribosomal protein L22 gives MGINYSVDADPDTTAKAMLRERHMSHKHSKEIAREIKGRTVDDAVEYLEAVVDGERSVPFRSHNSGVGHRSDIDGWDAGRYPEKASKAFLELLENVAANADHQGFDGGSMEIAHCAAHKVGESVGRKPRAMGRASAWNTPQVDVEIVVADADAEGDD, from the coding sequence ATGGGAATCAACTACTCAGTCGACGCCGACCCGGACACCACCGCGAAAGCGATGCTCCGGGAGCGTCACATGAGCCACAAGCACAGCAAGGAGATCGCCCGCGAGATCAAGGGTCGAACGGTCGACGACGCCGTCGAGTACCTCGAGGCGGTCGTCGACGGCGAGCGCTCGGTTCCGTTCCGGTCGCACAACTCCGGCGTCGGCCACCGCTCGGACATCGACGGCTGGGACGCCGGTCGCTACCCCGAGAAGGCCAGCAAGGCGTTCCTCGAACTGCTCGAGAACGTGGCGGCCAACGCCGACCACCAGGGCTTCGACGGTGGGTCGATGGAAATCGCCCACTGTGCCGCCCACAAGGTCGGCGAGTCCGTCGGGCGCAAACCGCGTGCGATGGGCCGGGCCTCCGCCTGGAACACCCCGCAGGTCGACGTCGAAATCGTCGTCGCGGACGCGGACGCAGAAGGTGACGACTAA
- the rplX gene encoding 50S ribosomal protein L24, producing MSKQPRKQRTQTEQAPLHQKHKQVHATLSADLREEYGVRRTRVNAGDRVEVMRGDFAGDEGEVMRVDLDEAVIHVEDVTVETADGEEVARPLDASNVRIVELELSDERREARLEGDSE from the coding sequence ATGAGTAAACAACCACGCAAACAACGAACCCAGACTGAGCAGGCGCCGCTTCACCAGAAGCACAAGCAGGTTCACGCCACGCTCTCGGCGGACCTCCGCGAGGAGTACGGCGTGCGTCGCACCCGCGTCAACGCGGGCGACCGCGTCGAGGTCATGCGCGGTGACTTCGCCGGCGACGAAGGCGAGGTCATGCGCGTCGACCTCGATGAGGCCGTGATCCACGTCGAGGACGTGACGGTCGAGACGGCAGACGGCGAGGAAGTCGCCCGACCGCTCGATGCGTCGAACGTCCGGATCGTGGAGCTCGAGCTCTCGGACGAGCGTCGCGAGGCGCGCCTGGAAGGTGATAGCGAATGA